The segment CGGTGGCTACGGGTGCGCCCGGTGCCTGACCGGAGATGAAGCAGACCAGGGGCACCGCACCCATTTTGCCAAGGCTCACGAACCCGTCGATGCCCTGCTTGACCACATCCTGGTCGTCGCTCATCATCATCTTCATCAGGTCGCAGGGCTTCATTGGCTGCGCGTTGGCAACCGAACAGGCGAGGGCCAGCCCGACAAAGGCGATAGACAGAGGGTTCAGTTTCTGCATTCTGTGCTCTCCAGTGGCGCTCAGGCCAAGGGCTGCCACAGTTCCAGCGGCAGGCCGTCCGGGTCTTCGAAAAAGAAGATCCGGGAGTCCAGCGCCGTATCAAAGGGTTCCATGCGGATGGTTACGCCAGCCGCTTTCAGACGCTCATACGCGCTGTTGGCGTCGTCGGTCTGCAGGCAAAGGTGTTTGTAGCCTGCCTGCTTCGCCGGCGGCTCCACATAAGGTTCGACGCCCTCGTCCTGCAATAGTTCAATGCATACCCCATCGAGCTCCACGAAAACGATGGTCCGGCCGCGGTCCGGGAAATGGAACTCGCCGGTCTTCTTGAAACCCAGCAGGTCGCAGTAGAAACGTTCGGAACGTGCTGCGTCGGAAACTTCGACGGCGATGTGGTGGAAATGTTTGGGCACGGTCAGTCTCCTTGAATCTCGAGCATGGCCTCTTCGATCTCCGCGGCGTACTTGTCGCGCCATCGGGCTTTGGCGGCCTCGGCGCGCTCGAGCCAATACCGGGGGACCAAGGACCTGGCACGCTCTCTGAGTCTGGCGATTTCCGCCATGAGTTGGTCAGTGTGTTCGCGTAGTTGCTCCTTGCCAACACGGCCGCCTTCGGGGGCGAGGGGTGCGGGGATTGGCTCGCCAATGCACACGTAGATGGGGCAGCGGTGAATCCCGCCGCTGAAGCGGGGCATGACGATGTCCGTTCCCCACAGGCCCACCGGGATAATGGGCGCCCCGGTGCGCGACGAGATGAGCGACGGTCCCGGCTTGCCCGGCAGCATTTCGCCGGTGGGACTACGCGTGCCTTCGGGAAAGATAACCACGAGTTCTCCCGCTTCGAGGAGTCGGGTGGCGATACGGATCGCCTGCCTGCCGCCTTCGTCGCGGTCAACCGGGTACGCGTAAGATGCC is part of the Armatimonadota bacterium genome and harbors:
- a CDS encoding 1-acyl-sn-glycerol-3-phosphate acyltransferase encodes the protein MEQDIRLPGAKDRPHYRFIADHLLPEILGITGGVWVTGRRNVPTTGPALICPNHLSYLDPPLMGPVIGRRCCFMAKRSLFKIPLLGPFIAASYAYPVDRDEGGRQAIRIATRLLEAGELVVIFPEGTRSPTGEMLPGKPGPSLISSRTGAPIIPVGLWGTDIVMPRFSGGIHRCPIYVCIGEPIPAPLAPEGGRVGKEQLREHTDQLMAEIARLRERARSLVPRYWLERAEAAKARWRDKYAAEIEEAMLEIQGD
- a CDS encoding VOC family protein, which encodes MPKHFHHIAVEVSDAARSERFYCDLLGFKKTGEFHFPDRGRTIVFVELDGVCIELLQDEGVEPYVEPPAKQAGYKHLCLQTDDANSAYERLKAAGVTIRMEPFDTALDSRIFFFEDPDGLPLELWQPLA